One Pecten maximus chromosome 16, xPecMax1.1, whole genome shotgun sequence DNA window includes the following coding sequences:
- the LOC117344800 gene encoding acanthoscurrin-2-like: MGLGGVRKDVRGMGLGGVRKDVSGMGLGGVGKDVRGMGLGGVGKDVRGMGLGGVRKDVRGMGLGGVRKDVRGMGLGGLRKDVGDMGLGGLRKDVRGMGLGLRKDVRGMGLGGLRKDVGDMGLGGLRKDVRGMGLGLRKDVRGMGLGGLRKDVRGMGLGGVSEDVRGMGLGGLRKDVRGMG, from the coding sequence ATGGGGTTAGGAGGTGTGAGGAAGGATGTCAGGGGTATGGGGTTAGGAGGTGTGAGGAAGGATGTCAGTGGTATGGGGTTAGGAGGTGTGGGGAAGGATGTCAGGGGTATGGGGTTAGGAGGTGTGGGGAAGGATGTCAGGGGTATGGGGTTAGGAGGTGTGAGGAAGGATGTCAGGGGTATGGGGTTAGGAGGTGTGAGGAAGGATGTCAGGGGTATGGGGTTAGGAGGTCTGAGGAAGGATGTCGGGGATATGGGGTTAGGAGGTCTAAGGAAGGATGTCAGGGGTATGGGGTTAGGTCTGAGGAAGGATGTCAGGGGTATGGGGTTAGGAGGCCTGAGGAAGGATGTCGGGGATATGGGGTTAGGAGGTCTAAGGAAGGATGTCAGGGGTATGGGGTTAGGTCTGAGGAAGGATGTCAGGGGTATGGGGTTAGGAGGTCTGAGGAAGGATGTCAGGGGTATGGGGTTAGGAGGTGTGAGTGAGGATGTCAGAGGTATGGGGTTAGGAGGTCTGAGGAAGGATGTCAGGGGTATGGGATAA